The following are from one region of the Candidatus Ozemobacteraceae bacterium genome:
- a CDS encoding RDD family protein gives MYSGLMPEQLTVVTPENIELRFQMAGLYSRGQAQFYDFFYQVVACVLLHVSPLYIGFGGYGYSGIYAAYSIIVYFLLFWCYYPIFELYFDGQTPGKRKLGLRVVMADGGRVGFAASLARNIIRIVDFLPVCFLLGMASILFSERHQRLGDLAAGTIVIRDAEDLTKAPGGGKPDEH, from the coding sequence TTGTATAGTGGTCTTATGCCAGAACAGCTCACCGTCGTCACGCCTGAAAACATCGAACTCCGATTCCAGATGGCGGGGCTGTATTCGCGCGGCCAGGCCCAGTTTTACGATTTCTTCTACCAGGTCGTCGCCTGCGTGCTCCTTCACGTGAGCCCGCTCTACATCGGCTTCGGGGGATACGGCTACAGCGGCATCTACGCCGCCTACTCGATCATCGTCTATTTCCTGCTTTTCTGGTGCTATTACCCGATCTTCGAACTCTACTTCGACGGCCAGACGCCCGGAAAGCGAAAACTCGGGCTCCGGGTCGTCATGGCCGACGGCGGCCGGGTCGGCTTCGCGGCCTCGCTTGCGCGGAACATCATCCGCATCGTCGATTTCCTTCCGGTCTGTTTCCTGCTCGGCATGGCGTCCATCCTGTTCTCCGAACGTCACCAGCGGCTTGGTGATCTCGCGGCCGGTACGATCGTCATCCGGGACGCCGAGGACCTGACCAAGGCGCCCGGAGGCGGCAAGCCAGATGAACACTGA
- a CDS encoding HEAT repeat domain-containing protein, whose product MNTDPATTNGFSDCLALIESADPASRRKGVAQLERFHEPRALRVALSLSNDPDESVRETAAEVVATLRRAGVSAEKPGKAKPARQVATDTLLSSPEVMDEVFFLWRRNRKNIIKAWLLADLPQILICISMFATRNLLGNGPVSSSSADAVLTVIFLVVCFFGRPFAWMLTGRAIMAAFPDRPSQTVAKRPMSALEYIGLTQMNLVAQLPLVGGAALLYYAPPFEPVLFFVVYLLFFLAYHSYTCTLMPRQLIANADVFVVFRALFRDGFACWTFQRTLYMSFLWMMVMLYFAIIVSGIYLIELLNFHNPGYIFVAIVTLADTLVDTFWMGWQLTVARLLPGDVLRQRSA is encoded by the coding sequence ATGAACACTGACCCCGCGACCACGAACGGGTTTTCCGACTGCCTCGCGCTGATCGAGAGCGCCGATCCCGCATCGAGGCGGAAGGGCGTCGCTCAGCTCGAGCGCTTTCACGAGCCGCGCGCCCTTCGCGTCGCCCTGTCGCTCTCGAATGACCCCGACGAAAGCGTCAGGGAAACGGCGGCCGAGGTTGTCGCCACGCTTCGCCGGGCCGGCGTTTCGGCCGAGAAGCCGGGAAAAGCGAAACCCGCCCGCCAGGTCGCGACGGACACCCTGCTCTCGTCGCCGGAAGTCATGGACGAGGTGTTTTTTCTCTGGCGGCGAAACCGGAAAAACATCATCAAGGCGTGGCTCCTCGCCGATCTCCCCCAGATTCTCATCTGCATCTCGATGTTCGCGACCCGCAACCTTCTTGGAAACGGCCCCGTCTCGAGCTCTTCGGCCGATGCCGTTCTGACGGTCATCTTCCTGGTCGTCTGTTTTTTCGGCCGCCCCTTCGCCTGGATGCTGACGGGAAGGGCCATCATGGCTGCGTTCCCGGACCGGCCCTCACAGACCGTCGCGAAACGACCGATGAGCGCCCTCGAGTATATCGGGCTCACGCAGATGAACCTGGTCGCCCAACTGCCGCTCGTGGGCGGGGCCGCGCTCCTGTATTACGCCCCGCCGTTCGAACCGGTCCTGTTCTTCGTCGTCTACCTGCTGTTCTTTCTCGCCTATCACAGCTACACCTGCACGCTCATGCCGCGCCAGTTGATCGCGAACGCCGACGTGTTCGTCGTTTTCCGAGCCCTGTTCAGGGACGGGTTCGCCTGCTGGACATTTCAACGGACGCTGTACATGTCTTTTCTCTGGATGATGGTGATGCTGTATTTCGCCATCATCGTGAGCGGGATCTACCTCATCGAGTTGCTCAATTTCCACAACCCCGGATATATATTTGTCGCCATCGTCACACTGGCGGACACCCTCGTCGATACGTTCTGGATGGGGTGGCAACTTACCGTCGCCAGGCTTCTGCCGGGCGACGTCCTGAGGCAAAGATCGGCATGA
- a CDS encoding DUF4350 domain-containing protein produces the protein MNVATPRMKGYLILLLSLFIFTMWGVNLLSLSQIEIDKPEPSGAPKQSGGGGGGNRVIEVKPCPFLYFYFYELGYTLYLTSAPPREPNGTMLMVEPPERLPSALLRQLAEWLGKGGNLVILTSRSHPILSQAGIDVATSKESKESSQVSRLFMPYLWLNDAREFDAGYAGWKAQAGRSFLKPFLPPSPGVDPVLVTGWGSGRLCIAASAELTGPAGLRKRDNLVLLTRLAERLTPSKQLFFFDPEPGRRLRAVVSSGGGGGGGATPVVKTKIPYLSLWSLMKANAVSWALLQLVLALAIFAISIGRRFGPVRPIPPEDPPQQSFVACLGQLLRRQQINSFAASHAIAHFLPAAFKRFGLPPDAPASALVEAMKSVRPDLAEKLGAALTGLKRITESEGSDESDARLLHHMQTLAQIRKELRING, from the coding sequence ATGAACGTCGCCACACCCCGCATGAAAGGCTACCTGATCCTGCTGCTCTCGCTCTTCATTTTCACGATGTGGGGCGTGAATCTGCTGAGTCTCTCCCAGATCGAGATCGACAAACCCGAACCCTCAGGAGCACCGAAACAGAGCGGCGGCGGAGGTGGGGGGAATCGCGTCATCGAGGTGAAGCCCTGCCCGTTCCTGTATTTCTACTTCTACGAACTCGGCTACACCCTCTACCTCACGTCGGCCCCCCCTCGCGAGCCGAACGGCACGATGCTGATGGTCGAGCCTCCCGAGCGCCTCCCATCGGCCCTCCTGCGCCAGCTTGCCGAATGGCTCGGCAAGGGCGGCAACCTGGTCATTCTCACCTCCCGATCCCATCCGATCCTCAGCCAGGCGGGAATCGACGTTGCGACGTCGAAAGAATCGAAGGAATCGTCCCAGGTCTCACGCCTCTTCATGCCGTATCTCTGGCTGAATGACGCCCGCGAGTTCGACGCCGGATACGCCGGCTGGAAAGCCCAGGCAGGCCGCTCTTTCCTCAAGCCGTTTTTGCCGCCGAGCCCCGGCGTCGATCCGGTCCTCGTGACGGGGTGGGGAAGCGGCCGCCTGTGCATCGCCGCCTCCGCCGAGCTCACCGGCCCGGCCGGCCTCCGCAAGCGCGACAACCTCGTCCTGCTGACCAGGCTCGCCGAGCGGCTGACCCCCTCGAAACAGCTTTTTTTCTTCGATCCCGAACCCGGGCGCCGGCTGAGGGCCGTCGTCTCGAGCGGGGGCGGCGGCGGGGGCGGCGCCACGCCCGTCGTCAAAACGAAAATTCCATACCTGTCACTATGGAGTTTGATGAAGGCGAACGCCGTCAGTTGGGCGCTGCTCCAGCTCGTGCTGGCGCTGGCGATCTTCGCGATCTCGATCGGCAGACGTTTCGGCCCCGTCAGGCCGATTCCGCCCGAAGACCCGCCCCAGCAGTCGTTCGTCGCATGTCTCGGGCAGCTGCTCCGGCGGCAGCAGATCAACTCGTTCGCGGCGAGCCACGCCATCGCGCACTTCCTGCCCGCCGCCTTCAAGCGGTTCGGCCTCCCGCCCGACGCCCCCGCCTCGGCCCTGGTCGAGGCGATGAAGAGCGTCAGGCCTGACCTTGCCGAAAAGCTCGGCGCGGCCCTCACCGGTCTCAAACGCATCACCGAAAGCGAGGGGAGCGACGAAAGCGACGCCCGCCTTCTCCATCACATGCAGACTCTTGCGCAGATACGAAAGGAACTACGCATCAATGGCTGA